A region of Chitinophaga horti DNA encodes the following proteins:
- a CDS encoding pyridoxal phosphate-dependent aminotransferase — MLQLAERLSRISEPQTIKMAKLSRELKAQGIDIVDLSIGEPDFDTPVHIRDAAKKAIDEGFTHYTPVAGYPEVKKAVTVKLQRDNGLTYTPEQIVVSTGAKQSIANAVLSIINPGDEVIIPTPYWVTYSELVKLCQGEVKFVACGIENDYKITPAQLEAAITPKTRMFMFSSPCNPTGSVYSREELEALAAVFAKHPQIYILSDEIYEYINYIGAHTSIASFGDLKERTVIINGLSKGFAMTGWRLGYLAAPLHIAKAADKIQSQFTSATCSITQKAAVAALTGPLDTANDMVAEFRNRRAFVYNAMKEIKGLVVNEPAGAFYMFPDVSAFFGKTAEGMEVNNADDLCMYLLHKANVSLVTGAAFGAPNCLRMSYASSMEKLTEGLKRLKAGLEKLQ, encoded by the coding sequence ATGTTACAACTAGCAGAACGACTTTCGAGGATATCCGAGCCGCAAACCATCAAGATGGCGAAACTGAGCCGCGAACTGAAGGCGCAGGGAATAGATATTGTAGACCTCAGCATCGGTGAACCCGACTTTGATACGCCTGTACACATTCGCGATGCAGCGAAAAAGGCCATTGACGAAGGATTTACCCATTACACACCCGTAGCCGGCTATCCAGAAGTAAAGAAGGCTGTAACCGTGAAACTGCAACGCGACAACGGACTTACCTATACCCCGGAGCAGATCGTCGTATCTACCGGTGCCAAGCAAAGTATTGCCAACGCCGTGCTCAGCATCATTAATCCGGGCGATGAGGTGATCATCCCTACCCCCTACTGGGTTACGTACTCAGAGCTGGTGAAGCTTTGCCAGGGCGAAGTGAAGTTCGTTGCCTGCGGTATCGAAAACGATTACAAGATCACGCCTGCACAGTTGGAGGCCGCCATCACGCCCAAAACGCGGATGTTCATGTTCTCCTCCCCCTGTAACCCGACTGGCTCCGTATACTCCCGCGAGGAGCTGGAAGCGCTGGCTGCCGTGTTTGCTAAACACCCGCAGATATACATCCTTTCTGACGAGATTTACGAATACATCAATTATATCGGCGCACATACCAGCATTGCCAGCTTCGGCGACCTGAAAGAGCGTACCGTGATTATCAACGGCCTCAGTAAAGGCTTTGCGATGACTGGCTGGCGCCTGGGGTACCTGGCGGCACCGCTGCACATTGCAAAAGCAGCCGACAAGATCCAGAGCCAGTTTACCTCCGCCACCTGTTCTATCACGCAAAAAGCAGCCGTAGCGGCCCTCACCGGCCCGCTGGACACTGCCAACGACATGGTAGCCGAGTTCCGCAACCGTCGCGCTTTTGTATATAATGCAATGAAGGAAATTAAAGGTCTCGTGGTAAACGAGCCTGCCGGAGCATTCTACATGTTCCCGGACGTGAGTGCTTTTTTCGGCAAAACGGCCGAAGGCATGGAGGTAAACAACGCCGACGACCTGTGTATGTATCTGCTGCACAAAGCCAACGTATCGCTGGTAACCGGCGCTGCCTTCGGGGCGCCCAACTGCCTGCGCATGTCATACGCCTCTTCTATGGAGAAACTCACCGAAGGTTTAAAACGCCTGAAAGCGGGGTTGGAAAAACTGCAATAA
- a CDS encoding DUF4397 domain-containing protein, giving the protein MLTRMNRLWTLVAAAAILITGFSSCLKSGDPQPAQPYSILSLINLAVYPASQDVFNNGKKITSRAFEFGQYATLQVTPGTQEFSFKKYNSDSSLTTNQALYDTLAWHSVITYNNNVAGADSSVKVVNIIEDYSNVTSDKAYMRFLHVGQDVGNVRVVVNDVEIFGERAYGDFVGSTYQKFWGTNAGVVKIEVFELGSTTALASKTFTDFAAGNVYTVYLAGLKKAAGTDARKIALNVYKHSLY; this is encoded by the coding sequence ATGCTAACAAGAATGAACCGACTCTGGACGCTGGTGGCAGCAGCCGCAATTTTGATTACCGGATTTTCTTCCTGCCTGAAAAGTGGCGATCCGCAACCCGCACAACCGTACTCCATCCTCAGCCTGATTAACCTGGCAGTGTACCCTGCATCTCAGGATGTATTTAACAATGGTAAAAAGATCACCTCAAGAGCTTTCGAGTTTGGCCAGTACGCAACCTTACAGGTTACGCCCGGCACACAGGAGTTTTCGTTTAAGAAATACAACTCCGACAGCTCGCTGACGACTAACCAGGCCCTTTACGATACCCTGGCATGGCACAGCGTAATCACTTATAACAATAATGTAGCAGGTGCTGACAGCTCAGTTAAAGTGGTAAACATCATCGAAGATTATTCAAACGTAACTTCCGATAAAGCTTACATGCGCTTCCTCCATGTTGGACAGGACGTAGGTAATGTAAGAGTAGTGGTGAATGATGTAGAAATCTTTGGTGAGCGCGCGTATGGCGACTTCGTTGGCAGCACTTACCAGAAATTCTGGGGCACCAACGCAGGTGTGGTGAAAATTGAAGTGTTCGAACTGGGATCCACCACCGCGCTGGCAAGCAAAACCTTTACCGATTTTGCTGCTGGTAACGTTTATACTGTTTACCTGGCCGGCCTGAAAAAAGCCGCTGGTACCGATGCGCGCAAGATCGCACTGAACGTTTACAAACACAGCCTGTACTAG
- the secDF gene encoding protein translocase subunit SecDF: MQLKGLVRFFAVALILISLYQLSFTFVVRNYEKKIKQQAEKDVAKKYPAATGDTLKDLLSARKQEIIDSTSGEEIAGFPWFVTYTKAKERELNLGLDLQGGMNVVLDVSVEDVIRSLSGYSKDPAFNAALVKAREMKKSSQSDFVTLFGEAYAQQAPQGKLASIFANASQKDLNFNSSNEQVLSVIRKRSSEAIKNTYLVLQKRIDKFGVAQPNISLDENKGIISVELAGVDDADRVRKYLQASANLEFREVHKNTPEFANQTLGAVNEAVRNYLGYSTAKTTTDTAATAAAATPAQDTAAAATAAATKDTSAIGSLDVALAADSGKGSKLDSVAKMQADFAKQAPLFAVMVPNMDQQGNTDFGPSIGNVHIKDTATLRRYFNLPAVKAVLPRDFVLAWGAASKNPEAKNYLPVYGLKVNPVNPKAKVTGEMVTDAKQSFDQNSNAEVSMTMDETGTREWRRMTGALKPGNIEDRRTFNYVAVVLDGIVYSAPSINGEIPNGQSSISGNFTVDEANDLANILKSGKMPAPAKIVQEQIVGPTLGAESIAAGAKSFAISFAVIFVLMLVYYNTGGWVANIALILNLLFTVGILASLGATLTMPGIAGLVLTIGMAVDTNVIIFERIKDELSRGRTYQEAVEHGYKRSLAPVLDGHITSLLTALILFYFGLGPVLGFATTQIIGLLLSLFCGILVSRMITDFWTNKKRHFEYFTPISRKIFKHANFDFVGKRKIAYAISAVVMVLGIASFFNGFDHGIDFAGGRSYTVRFDKEVNREEVRENLAKVFEAEPFVKTVGQTSEQLSITTSYKIEEQSQTIDQEVSSKLFDGLKPYYPAGTTYETFMSKYVVGSQTVSPTISDDLRTGAIKATVFSIIVIFLYILMRFSKWQYSIGTIFALLHDVLVTLAVFSFLRNVVPFPLEIDQHFIAAILTVIGFSMNDTVIVFDRIREYFRNGKGLDRNTTVNKAINDTLSRTIMTSFTVFLTILILFIFGGEATRGFAFAMLIGVITGTYSSIFVAAPVIVDFDRKNELANESEVVVVKEKAPKL, from the coding sequence ATGCAACTAAAAGGACTGGTTAGATTTTTTGCTGTCGCACTGATCCTTATCTCTTTGTATCAATTGTCCTTCACGTTTGTGGTACGGAACTATGAGAAGAAGATAAAGCAGCAGGCCGAAAAAGATGTGGCCAAAAAGTATCCTGCAGCTACAGGAGACACGCTGAAGGATCTGCTGAGCGCAAGGAAACAGGAGATCATTGACAGCACCAGTGGTGAAGAAATTGCGGGTTTTCCCTGGTTTGTCACCTATACCAAAGCGAAAGAAAGAGAACTGAACCTGGGTCTTGACCTCCAGGGCGGTATGAACGTGGTGTTGGATGTAAGCGTGGAAGACGTGATCCGCTCCCTCTCCGGCTACTCTAAAGATCCGGCCTTCAATGCGGCCCTGGTTAAAGCCCGGGAAATGAAGAAATCAAGCCAGTCCGACTTCGTTACGTTGTTCGGTGAAGCTTATGCCCAGCAAGCCCCACAGGGTAAACTGGCGTCTATCTTCGCAAACGCCAGCCAGAAAGACCTGAACTTCAACTCCTCTAACGAACAGGTACTGAGTGTGATCCGCAAACGTTCGTCTGAAGCGATCAAAAACACTTACCTCGTACTACAGAAAAGGATCGACAAGTTTGGTGTAGCGCAGCCTAACATCAGCCTTGATGAAAATAAAGGTATCATCTCTGTGGAACTTGCCGGTGTTGATGACGCAGACCGCGTACGTAAATACCTGCAGGCCAGCGCTAACCTGGAATTCCGCGAGGTGCACAAAAACACGCCTGAATTTGCTAACCAGACTTTAGGCGCCGTTAATGAAGCCGTAAGAAACTACCTCGGTTACAGCACTGCCAAAACAACTACCGACACTGCCGCTACCGCTGCTGCTGCAACTCCTGCTCAGGATACTGCCGCTGCTGCTACTGCCGCCGCTACGAAAGATACATCTGCTATCGGTAGCCTCGACGTAGCCCTGGCTGCCGACAGTGGTAAAGGTTCCAAACTGGATTCCGTTGCTAAAATGCAGGCCGACTTCGCCAAACAGGCTCCCCTGTTCGCGGTGATGGTGCCTAACATGGACCAGCAAGGCAACACCGACTTTGGCCCTTCTATCGGTAACGTACATATTAAAGATACTGCGACCCTCCGCCGTTATTTCAACCTGCCTGCTGTTAAAGCGGTATTGCCGAGAGATTTCGTGCTGGCCTGGGGCGCTGCTTCTAAAAATCCGGAAGCTAAAAACTACCTGCCTGTTTACGGTCTGAAAGTAAACCCGGTAAACCCGAAAGCGAAAGTAACGGGCGAAATGGTAACCGATGCGAAACAATCGTTCGACCAGAACAGTAACGCAGAAGTATCCATGACCATGGACGAAACCGGTACCCGCGAATGGCGCAGGATGACCGGTGCGCTGAAACCAGGCAACATCGAAGACCGCAGAACGTTTAATTACGTAGCCGTGGTACTGGATGGTATCGTATATTCAGCTCCTTCTATTAATGGTGAGATTCCTAATGGTCAGTCTTCTATCTCCGGTAACTTTACCGTTGATGAGGCGAATGACCTGGCTAATATCCTGAAATCAGGTAAAATGCCTGCCCCGGCTAAAATCGTACAGGAACAGATCGTCGGCCCAACCCTGGGTGCTGAGTCTATCGCTGCAGGTGCTAAATCCTTCGCGATCTCCTTTGCGGTAATTTTCGTACTGATGCTGGTGTACTATAACACAGGCGGCTGGGTGGCTAACATCGCCCTCATCCTCAACCTGCTGTTCACCGTAGGTATCCTCGCTTCGCTCGGCGCAACGCTCACGATGCCTGGTATCGCCGGTCTGGTATTAACCATCGGTATGGCCGTGGATACGAACGTAATCATATTTGAAAGGATCAAGGACGAACTGAGTCGCGGCCGCACCTACCAGGAAGCGGTGGAACACGGTTACAAACGTTCCCTCGCACCGGTACTGGATGGTCACATCACCTCCCTGCTCACGGCGCTGATCCTGTTCTACTTCGGTCTTGGTCCGGTACTGGGCTTCGCAACTACACAGATCATCGGTCTGTTGCTGTCCCTGTTCTGCGGTATCCTCGTATCCCGTATGATCACCGACTTCTGGACAAACAAAAAACGTCACTTCGAATACTTCACACCTATTTCCCGCAAAATCTTCAAGCATGCGAACTTCGACTTCGTAGGCAAACGTAAGATCGCGTACGCTATTTCTGCGGTGGTAATGGTACTGGGTATCGCTTCGTTCTTTAACGGTTTCGACCACGGTATCGACTTCGCGGGTGGCCGTAGCTATACGGTTCGTTTCGACAAAGAAGTAAACCGTGAGGAAGTAAGAGAAAACCTGGCGAAAGTATTTGAAGCAGAACCTTTCGTGAAAACAGTAGGCCAGACCTCCGAGCAGCTGAGCATCACTACTTCTTACAAGATCGAAGAGCAATCTCAGACGATCGACCAGGAAGTATCCAGCAAACTGTTCGACGGCCTTAAACCCTACTATCCTGCCGGTACTACTTATGAAACATTCATGAGTAAATACGTGGTAGGTTCTCAGACCGTATCTCCAACGATCTCCGATGACCTGCGTACCGGTGCGATCAAAGCGACCGTGTTCTCTATCATCGTGATCTTCCTGTACATCCTGATGCGTTTCAGCAAATGGCAGTACTCTATCGGTACCATCTTCGCGCTGTTGCACGACGTACTGGTAACGCTGGCAGTATTCTCCTTCCTGCGTAACGTAGTGCCTTTCCCACTGGAAATCGACCAGCACTTTATTGCGGCGATCCTAACGGTGATAGGCTTCTCGATGAACGATACGGTGATCGTGTTCGACCGTATTCGTGAGTACTTCCGTAATGGTAAAGGGCTCGACAGAAATACGACGGTAAACAAGGCGATCAACGATACCCTGAGCCGTACGATCATGACTTCCTTCACCGTGTTCCTCACCATCCTGATCCTGTTCATCTTTGGTGGTGAAGCTACCCGTGGTTTCGCATTCGCGATGCTGATCGGTGTAATTACCGGTACTTATTCTTCTATCTTCGTAGCAGCACCAGTAATCGTTGACTTCGACAGGAAAAACGAACTGGCTAATGAGTCAGAAGTAGTAGTAGTAAAAGAAAAAGCGCCTAAACTGTAA
- a CDS encoding HesB/IscA family protein — MDTQKHTPVLLTDAAVAELRKLMEQDGFDTTQHLRIGVKGGGGCSGGGMSYMLGFDAPLEDDARFTVAGIPVIIKKAHALHLMGMEVGYQDNDSGRGFTFKNPFSE; from the coding sequence ATGGACACACAAAAGCATACGCCGGTACTGCTCACAGATGCAGCAGTAGCGGAACTGCGGAAGCTGATGGAACAGGATGGCTTTGATACCACGCAACACCTGCGTATAGGCGTAAAGGGCGGCGGTGGCTGCTCAGGCGGTGGCATGTCGTACATGCTGGGCTTCGACGCCCCGCTGGAAGATGATGCACGCTTTACCGTGGCGGGCATTCCCGTCATCATTAAAAAAGCGCACGCACTGCACTTAATGGGCATGGAAGTGGGCTACCAGGACAATGACAGCGGCAGGGGCTTCACTTTTAAAAATCCTTTTAGTGAGTAG
- a CDS encoding TolB family protein: MRHLITACMAMLLFHYTHAQEFGGNPPSHKWRQINNDTVRVIFPEGMDSIGQRVANTVMYINRHNRLSIGGKQEKMSIVLQNQTLQANGYVQLAPFRSEFYLAPPPNSNDMGAMSWVDQLSIHEYRHVLQNTNFNVGISKVVGIIGGELGQTAATNIAVPNWYWEGDAVLSETALSEQGRGRLPAFFDGFRALSLAEKDYSYMKIRNGSLKDYVPSHYPLGYIMSSYGRYEHGTTFWKDVTDDAVRYRGVIYPFSHSLKRRTGKNVAGFYNAGINWYRQQWERDVQQSGAFDDTAMISPDVRTVTDYKYVYTTTNGDLLVLKSSYKKIAGFYRIDKNGHEERLFAPGFGFDDYFGYRNERMVWTETRYHPRWTWKDYSVVMIHEAGNTRQLTLKTRYFSPDISADGKLVCAVSSSPDMHYNLDVLDAATGEVYKQLPNPQNWYYTYPKFTDDGQSVVAGVRGPDGRIALIKQSIATGESTFLLPWDRHVLGIPSLQGDTILLTANYGNVDNVYAVTADGVHQVTNARNGVQHMAVSDGQLVFSEFTAKGYKLFRTPLQFRKVQASQSAWLRPDFKEGGSIIGRVPQTNNPVTKYSQLHGMFNLHSWVPVFSDPDFSVTAYSDNILNTVTASASYNYNRNEGSSQISADILSGALFPYLSTGAAYTFNRSLYVNDSIEVFWREADWHAGISVPLQLSRGLYGRALTIGGTYTYKQRIKNASSKYMFRDTELQYVTGTLSFVNQRIKARQQINSRFAQSVYLQYRRSVNAVHAWQFMGRADLYLPGLFPTHSLVLQGAYQQRDTSLRYAFNDNFAYARGYNEPFYERVYKLGANYHFPIAYPDWGFGHMLYFMRIRGNVFYDHSIARTLWSLRNTRYASTGGELYFDTKVGNSIPFTFGLRYSYLLDIDPQDPGRQHYFQLILPLQQLFAY; the protein is encoded by the coding sequence ATGCGTCATCTTATCACCGCCTGTATGGCGATGCTGCTATTCCACTATACCCATGCCCAGGAGTTCGGGGGCAACCCGCCTTCGCACAAATGGCGGCAGATCAACAACGATACCGTGCGGGTGATATTTCCTGAAGGGATGGATAGTATCGGTCAGCGGGTGGCCAATACCGTGATGTACATCAACCGCCACAACCGCCTGTCTATCGGCGGTAAGCAGGAGAAGATGAGCATCGTACTGCAAAATCAGACCTTGCAGGCCAACGGTTACGTACAACTCGCGCCTTTCCGCTCGGAGTTTTACCTGGCGCCGCCACCCAACTCAAATGATATGGGGGCTATGAGCTGGGTCGATCAGCTGAGCATCCACGAATACCGCCACGTATTACAGAATACTAACTTCAATGTAGGCATCTCGAAAGTAGTGGGCATTATCGGCGGAGAACTCGGGCAAACCGCTGCTACAAACATCGCCGTGCCTAACTGGTACTGGGAGGGCGACGCGGTGTTGAGCGAGACGGCATTGAGTGAACAGGGTAGAGGGCGTTTACCGGCCTTTTTCGACGGTTTCCGGGCACTTTCGCTGGCGGAGAAGGATTATTCCTACATGAAGATCAGAAACGGTTCTTTAAAGGATTACGTGCCGAGTCATTACCCGCTCGGCTATATCATGAGCAGCTATGGGCGTTACGAACACGGCACCACCTTCTGGAAAGACGTTACGGACGATGCCGTTCGGTACCGCGGGGTGATTTATCCCTTCAGTCACAGCCTGAAACGCCGCACCGGTAAGAACGTGGCCGGCTTCTACAACGCCGGCATTAACTGGTACCGCCAGCAATGGGAGCGCGACGTACAGCAGTCCGGCGCGTTCGACGATACGGCCATGATAAGCCCCGATGTACGCACGGTAACCGATTACAAATATGTATACACCACTACCAATGGCGACCTGCTTGTTCTAAAGAGCTCCTATAAAAAGATCGCCGGCTTCTATCGTATTGATAAAAATGGTCACGAAGAGCGGTTGTTCGCACCAGGCTTTGGCTTTGACGACTACTTCGGCTACCGCAACGAACGTATGGTATGGACGGAAACCCGCTACCATCCCCGTTGGACGTGGAAAGACTATTCCGTTGTAATGATACATGAGGCCGGCAATACGCGGCAGCTTACGCTTAAAACCCGTTACTTCTCCCCGGATATTTCTGCGGATGGTAAACTGGTATGTGCCGTATCCTCCAGTCCCGATATGCATTACAACCTGGATGTGCTGGACGCCGCTACCGGCGAGGTGTACAAACAGCTGCCCAATCCGCAGAACTGGTATTACACCTATCCGAAATTTACAGATGACGGACAGTCGGTCGTTGCCGGTGTGCGTGGCCCTGACGGCCGCATTGCGCTCATTAAACAATCCATCGCCACCGGCGAAAGCACCTTCCTGCTGCCCTGGGACCGGCACGTACTGGGCATCCCGTCCTTGCAGGGCGACACGATACTGCTTACTGCCAACTATGGCAACGTAGATAACGTGTATGCCGTAACAGCCGACGGTGTTCATCAAGTCACCAACGCCCGCAACGGCGTGCAACATATGGCGGTCAGCGACGGGCAGCTCGTGTTCAGCGAGTTCACGGCCAAAGGCTATAAACTGTTCCGCACGCCGCTGCAATTCCGTAAGGTACAGGCGTCGCAAAGTGCCTGGCTGCGGCCGGACTTCAAAGAAGGCGGAAGTATTATCGGCAGGGTGCCGCAAACAAACAATCCGGTCACGAAGTATTCACAGTTGCATGGAATGTTCAACCTGCATAGCTGGGTGCCTGTATTCAGCGATCCCGATTTCAGCGTCACGGCTTATAGCGACAACATTCTTAATACCGTCACCGCATCTGCCAGTTACAATTACAATCGTAATGAAGGAAGCTCTCAGATCAGTGCCGACATCCTGTCCGGCGCGCTGTTCCCGTATCTTAGTACCGGCGCTGCCTACACGTTTAACCGCAGTTTGTATGTGAACGATAGTATAGAAGTATTCTGGCGTGAGGCCGACTGGCATGCGGGTATTTCTGTTCCGTTACAGTTGTCGCGCGGCCTGTACGGCAGGGCGCTTACGATCGGCGGTACTTACACGTACAAGCAGCGAATCAAAAACGCGTCCAGTAAATACATGTTCCGCGATACGGAATTGCAGTATGTAACCGGTACCCTCAGCTTCGTAAACCAGCGTATCAAAGCAAGGCAGCAGATCAATTCCCGCTTTGCGCAATCGGTGTACCTGCAATATCGCAGGTCGGTCAACGCGGTGCATGCCTGGCAGTTCATGGGGCGGGCCGATTTGTACCTGCCGGGATTATTCCCTACACACAGTTTGGTGCTGCAGGGTGCTTACCAGCAAAGGGATACAAGCCTGCGGTATGCATTTAACGACAACTTTGCCTACGCACGCGGTTACAACGAACCTTTTTACGAACGCGTATATAAACTCGGCGCCAACTATCACTTCCCGATCGCTTACCCGGATTGGGGCTTTGGGCATATGTTATATTTCATGCGGATACGCGGCAACGTGTTTTATGATCACAGTATCGCACGCACGCTGTGGAGCCTGCGTAATACGCGTTACGCATCCACAGGGGGAGAGTTGTATTTCGATACCAAAGTGGGAAACAGTATTCCGTTCACATTCGGGTTGCGGTATAGCTACTTGTTGGATATCGATCCGCAGGACCCGGGCCGGCAGCATTACTTTCAGTTGATATTGCCGTTGCAGCAGTTGTTTGCGTATTAG
- a CDS encoding valine--tRNA ligase: MELSKNYTPSGTEERWYAHWMDNGYFSSKPDGRPPFTIVIPPPNVTGVLHMGHTLNETVQDILIRKARMSGFNACWVPGSDHASIATEAKVVEMLKKEKGIDKSQLTRETFLEHAYEWKDKYGGIIYHQIKKLGCSCDWDRVSFTMDDHYYKAVIKVFVDLYNKGLLYRGARMINWDSKAKTALSDEEVEYKDLTGKLYHVKYPIVNAAGEKTGEFITIATQRPETIMGDTAICVNPDDERYKHLKGHFALVPMIDRKVPIIFDNYVDPAFGTGALKVTPAHDINDYNLGLKHNLEVVDTLNDDGTLSEAAIVFVGEDRFVARKKVVATLAEQGLLIKEEEYTTRLGYSQRNPTTVVEPRISTQWFVKMAELAKPALEAVTSGEVRIHPGDRFMATYKYWMENVKDWCISRQLWWGQRIPAYYDESGNFVVAESQEEAVRLYTEKFGAPNGELRQDADCLDTWFSSWLWPIEVFDGITRPGNEEINYYYPTNVLVTGQDIIFFWVARMIMAGLEYKQEKPFSDVYFTGMVRDKQGRKMSKSLGNSPDLLELIEKFGSDAVRFGIMISSPAGNDLLFDDTSCEQGRNFTNKMWNALKLVKMWKVEDTKATIPHFAVTWFESRLNEAHTEVESLMKDFRLSEALKTIYSLIWDDFCSWYLEWIKPGFEQPIDAQVYEQTINFYERLMQLLHPFMPFVTEEIYHLLKDRAAGDDLVIRQFAAPGTIDSAILADGELAKEVITSIRDSRNKHQIKPKDPVELHIETSNEAAFRRIEQILGKQVNASAVTYTKEAVTGAIALVIQKDKCYIKTETELDTAAQKDQLLKDLEYQKGFLISVEKKLSNERFVANAKPEIVEVERKKKADAEDKIKVIEESLKLL; encoded by the coding sequence ATGGAATTATCGAAGAACTATACCCCCTCGGGTACGGAAGAAAGGTGGTACGCGCACTGGATGGACAATGGTTATTTCAGCTCCAAACCAGACGGCAGGCCGCCGTTTACCATTGTGATACCGCCCCCTAACGTTACGGGGGTACTGCACATGGGCCACACCCTGAACGAAACCGTACAGGACATTTTGATCCGTAAAGCCCGCATGAGCGGCTTCAATGCCTGCTGGGTCCCCGGTTCTGACCATGCTTCCATTGCCACCGAAGCCAAGGTGGTAGAGATGCTCAAAAAAGAAAAAGGCATCGATAAATCACAGCTCACCCGCGAAACGTTCCTGGAACACGCGTACGAGTGGAAGGATAAATACGGCGGTATCATTTACCACCAGATCAAAAAGCTGGGCTGCTCCTGCGACTGGGACCGTGTTAGCTTTACGATGGATGATCATTATTACAAAGCGGTGATCAAGGTATTCGTAGACCTGTACAATAAGGGTTTGCTGTACCGCGGCGCGCGTATGATCAACTGGGACAGTAAGGCCAAAACGGCGCTGAGCGACGAAGAGGTGGAATACAAAGACCTCACCGGCAAACTGTACCATGTAAAGTACCCGATCGTGAATGCGGCCGGCGAAAAGACAGGCGAGTTCATTACCATCGCCACCCAACGCCCGGAAACGATCATGGGCGATACGGCGATCTGCGTAAACCCGGATGATGAGCGCTACAAACATCTGAAAGGCCACTTCGCCCTGGTACCGATGATCGACCGTAAAGTGCCGATCATTTTCGATAATTACGTGGATCCTGCCTTCGGTACCGGTGCGTTGAAAGTGACGCCTGCACACGATATCAATGACTACAACCTGGGGCTCAAACACAACCTGGAAGTGGTGGACACGCTGAACGACGACGGCACGCTGAGCGAGGCCGCGATCGTATTTGTGGGCGAAGACCGCTTCGTTGCCCGCAAAAAGGTAGTTGCCACGCTGGCAGAGCAAGGCTTGCTGATCAAGGAAGAAGAATATACCACCCGCCTGGGATACTCGCAGCGTAACCCTACTACGGTAGTGGAACCGCGCATTTCTACCCAGTGGTTCGTGAAAATGGCCGAACTGGCCAAACCTGCCCTGGAAGCGGTGACCAGCGGCGAAGTACGCATTCACCCCGGCGATCGTTTTATGGCGACGTACAAGTACTGGATGGAGAATGTGAAGGACTGGTGCATCAGCCGCCAGTTGTGGTGGGGACAGCGCATACCGGCGTATTATGACGAGAGCGGCAACTTTGTAGTGGCCGAGTCGCAGGAAGAAGCGGTACGCCTGTATACGGAGAAGTTCGGTGCGCCTAACGGCGAACTGCGCCAGGATGCAGATTGCCTGGATACCTGGTTCTCCAGCTGGTTATGGCCGATCGAGGTGTTCGACGGAATTACCAGACCGGGCAACGAGGAAATCAATTACTACTACCCTACCAACGTGCTGGTAACGGGTCAGGATATCATCTTCTTTTGGGTGGCCCGTATGATCATGGCCGGCCTGGAATACAAGCAGGAAAAGCCTTTCAGCGACGTATACTTTACCGGCATGGTGCGCGACAAACAAGGCCGTAAAATGAGTAAGTCACTGGGTAACTCGCCCGATCTGCTGGAACTGATCGAGAAGTTTGGTTCGGACGCGGTTCGCTTCGGCATCATGATATCTTCGCCCGCGGGCAATGACTTGCTGTTCGACGATACCAGCTGTGAGCAGGGTCGCAACTTCACCAATAAGATGTGGAACGCCCTCAAGCTGGTAAAAATGTGGAAAGTAGAAGATACAAAAGCTACGATCCCGCATTTCGCTGTAACCTGGTTCGAAAGCCGCCTGAACGAGGCGCACACCGAGGTAGAAAGCCTGATGAAAGACTTCCGCCTGAGTGAAGCGCTGAAAACCATCTACAGCCTCATCTGGGACGACTTCTGCAGCTGGTACCTCGAGTGGATCAAACCTGGCTTTGAACAGCCGATCGATGCGCAGGTGTATGAGCAAACGATCAACTTCTACGAAAGGCTGATGCAGTTGCTGCACCCGTTCATGCCGTTCGTAACAGAAGAAATCTATCACCTGCTGAAAGACCGTGCCGCCGGCGACGACCTGGTGATCCGCCAGTTTGCTGCTCCGGGTACGATCGACAGCGCCATCCTTGCCGATGGCGAGTTGGCGAAAGAAGTGATCACGAGCATCCGCGATTCGCGCAACAAACACCAGATCAAACCAAAGGATCCGGTGGAGCTGCATATCGAAACCAGCAACGAAGCGGCTTTCCGTCGTATTGAACAAATACTCGGCAAGCAGGTGAACGCCAGTGCGGTGACGTACACGAAAGAAGCGGTAACCGGTGCAATTGCGCTGGTCATCCAGAAAGATAAGTGTTACATCAAAACAGAAACGGAACTGGATACTGCGGCGCAGAAAGACCAGTTGCTGAAAGACCTGGAATACCAGAAAGGCTTTTTGATATCGGTAGAAAAGAAGCTGAGTAACGAACGCTTCGTGGCCAACGCCAAGCCGGAGATCGTAGAGGTGGAAAGGAAAAAGAAGGCAGATGCGGAGGACAAGATCAAAGTAATCGAGGAAAGTTTGAAACTGTTATAA